A region from the Nesterenkonia lacusekhoensis genome encodes:
- a CDS encoding biotin transporter BioY — protein MTASTLRRHNAQSAHRTVDIALTGVFAALIAVLAFAPPIPVGGAGVPITLQTLGVALAGLALGPWRGMAAAGLYVSLGLLGLPIFAGFSGGLGVLAGPSAGYLLSFPLTALITGLLARAVLRRSPPRWWIPLLFCAAAAGSVFATHPLGILGMSFTLDVSLQEAFLMDIVFWPGDLAKSLAGAGAAALLHRTYPTLLARR, from the coding sequence ATGACCGCCTCTACCCTGCGCCGCCACAACGCTCAGAGCGCGCACCGGACTGTAGACATCGCCCTGACCGGAGTCTTCGCCGCGCTGATCGCCGTGCTGGCCTTCGCTCCGCCCATCCCAGTGGGAGGGGCGGGAGTGCCGATCACCCTGCAGACTCTCGGCGTGGCACTGGCCGGCCTGGCCCTGGGCCCCTGGCGCGGAATGGCGGCAGCCGGGCTCTACGTCTCCCTGGGCCTGCTGGGCCTGCCGATCTTCGCCGGCTTCTCCGGGGGCCTCGGCGTATTGGCCGGCCCCTCAGCCGGCTACCTGCTCTCCTTCCCGCTGACCGCACTGATCACCGGGCTGCTGGCTCGTGCCGTTCTGCGCCGATCCCCGCCCCGCTGGTGGATCCCGCTGCTGTTCTGCGCAGCGGCCGCGGGCAGCGTCTTCGCCACCCACCCGCTGGGCATCCTGGGCATGAGCTTCACCTTGGACGTCAGCCTGCAGGAGGCCTTCCTCATGGACATCGTGTTCTGGCCCGGCGATCTGGCCAAATCCTTGGCAGGCGCCGGAGCGGCCGCCCTGCTCCATCGCACCTACCCCACTCTGCTGGCACGCCGGTGA
- a CDS encoding helix-turn-helix domain-containing protein, which produces MGRPPSIPAEKKTRIVLSVLAGEMSIAEAARKEKVSEQSIGRWKAEFLEAGKTALVAGRSGPSSREEQLEAEVAELTQALGEAHLEARVWKKSAEGRLGPSRTSR; this is translated from the coding sequence ATGGGTAGACCACCCTCGATTCCGGCGGAGAAGAAGACCCGGATAGTGCTGAGCGTGCTGGCCGGCGAGATGTCCATCGCCGAAGCGGCACGCAAGGAGAAAGTCAGTGAGCAGTCCATCGGACGGTGGAAGGCCGAGTTCCTGGAAGCCGGCAAGACCGCCCTGGTGGCCGGCAGGTCCGGACCATCCTCCCGAGAGGAACAGCTGGAGGCCGAGGTCGCCGAGCTGACCCAGGCCTTGGGCGAGGCACACCTGGAAGCCAGGGTGTGGAAGAAGTCCGCGGAGGGCCGGCTGGGCCCTTCGAGGACCTCGAGGTGA
- a CDS encoding LytR C-terminal domain-containing protein yields the protein MTERSTRRERLLITVGTAGALAAVTLGSWLMVSGAIDTSSLTGASGVPEGDCPSGIQQPVVAERVEVSVYNTTNEPGLAGDVAADLEERSFRVDEVDNDYLADTDFEGIIRVGERGLRQAYTLQQHLPSTLVDIDGRDDFSVDLVLGADYDGLEDPHEVEIAPGRISCSAGQ from the coding sequence ATGACCGAACGCAGCACCCGCCGGGAACGTCTCCTGATCACTGTGGGGACCGCCGGCGCGCTGGCGGCGGTGACCCTGGGCAGCTGGCTGATGGTCTCCGGGGCCATCGACACCAGCTCGCTCACCGGTGCCTCCGGCGTGCCGGAGGGGGACTGCCCCTCCGGAATCCAGCAGCCGGTGGTGGCTGAGCGGGTGGAGGTCAGCGTCTATAACACCACCAATGAACCGGGCTTAGCGGGCGACGTCGCTGCAGATCTCGAGGAGCGCAGCTTCCGGGTGGACGAGGTGGACAACGACTACCTCGCCGACACGGACTTCGAAGGCATCATCCGTGTGGGGGAGCGGGGCCTGCGTCAGGCCTACACCCTGCAGCAGCATCTGCCGAGCACGCTGGTCGACATCGACGGCCGCGATGACTTCAGCGTCGATCTGGTCCTCGGCGCAGACTATGACGGCCTGGAGGATCCCCACGAGGTGGAGATCGCTCCAGGCCGCATCAGCTGCTCAGCCGGGCAGTGA
- a CDS encoding helix-turn-helix domain-containing protein produces the protein MRTAQALPAEDSEDEIDLIALGRRVRHLRKRAGMTLDDLAAALETAPSQLSLLENGKREPKLSQLNQLAKTFGVTLDDLFGAEPPSRRAALEIELEKAQRGPLYAALGLPAVRISNRLPMDVLESLVSLQRELRRRLEEQAATPEEARRANTELREEMRQKNNYYPEIEAAAQELLDAVGHTSGPLSHHVAADIAEHLGYSLRFVPNLPNSTRSVTDQRNRIIYLTQGRSRDWDARSVLLQALGHEVLGHTEPEDYSAFLRQRVSSNYFAASLLMPERTTVEFLRQAKQRKELAIEDLRDAFAVSYESAAHRFTNLATEHLGITCHFQKVHESGIIHKAYENDGVNFPADHSGAIEGQTICREWTSRQVFDVEDKFRSFHQYTDTAVGTFWCTARTEAHSSGIYSLSIGVPFDHVKWFRGRDTPARSKSGCPEDPTCCRQPPPELASAWDGNAWPAARANTHLLAAMPQGAFPGVDTREVYEFLQRHSG, from the coding sequence ATGCGGACGGCACAGGCGCTCCCGGCGGAGGACTCTGAGGACGAGATCGACCTCATCGCTCTGGGCCGCAGGGTCAGACACCTGCGCAAGCGCGCCGGCATGACACTGGACGACCTGGCCGCCGCCCTGGAGACCGCCCCCTCCCAGCTGTCCCTGCTGGAGAACGGCAAGCGCGAACCCAAGCTCTCTCAGCTCAATCAGCTGGCGAAGACCTTCGGCGTCACCTTGGACGATCTCTTCGGCGCAGAGCCTCCGTCCAGGCGGGCCGCCCTGGAGATCGAGCTGGAGAAGGCCCAGCGCGGTCCCCTCTACGCCGCCCTGGGGCTGCCCGCTGTGCGCATCAGCAACCGCCTGCCCATGGACGTCTTGGAATCTCTGGTCTCGCTGCAGCGGGAGCTGCGCCGCCGCCTCGAGGAGCAGGCGGCCACTCCGGAGGAGGCCCGGCGGGCCAACACGGAGCTGCGCGAGGAGATGCGTCAGAAGAACAACTACTATCCGGAGATCGAGGCGGCCGCCCAGGAGCTGCTCGACGCCGTCGGGCACACCTCCGGACCGCTCTCCCACCATGTGGCCGCCGATATCGCCGAACATCTGGGGTACTCACTGCGGTTCGTGCCGAACCTGCCCAACTCCACCCGATCGGTGACCGATCAGCGCAACAGAATCATCTACCTGACCCAAGGGCGCTCCCGAGACTGGGACGCACGCTCCGTTCTGCTCCAGGCCCTGGGCCACGAGGTCCTGGGCCACACCGAGCCGGAGGACTACTCCGCGTTCCTGCGCCAACGGGTCTCCTCCAACTACTTCGCCGCCTCGCTGCTGATGCCCGAGCGCACCACGGTGGAGTTCCTCCGCCAGGCCAAGCAGCGCAAGGAGCTGGCCATCGAGGACCTGCGCGATGCCTTCGCCGTCTCCTACGAGTCGGCTGCCCATCGGTTCACGAATCTGGCCACTGAACACCTGGGCATCACCTGCCACTTCCAGAAGGTGCACGAGTCCGGGATCATCCATAAGGCCTATGAGAACGACGGCGTAAACTTCCCGGCTGATCATTCCGGGGCCATCGAGGGTCAGACCATCTGCCGGGAGTGGACCTCTCGGCAGGTGTTCGATGTGGAGGACAAGTTCCGTTCCTTCCACCAATACACCGACACCGCCGTCGGGACCTTCTGGTGCACGGCGCGGACGGAGGCGCACTCCTCAGGGATCTATTCGCTGAGCATCGGGGTGCCCTTTGACCATGTGAAGTGGTTCCGCGGGCGGGACACGCCCGCGCGGTCGAAGTCGGGCTGCCCGGAGGATCCCACCTGCTGCCGGCAGCCCCCGCCCGAGCTGGCCTCAGCCTGGGACGGCAACGCCTGGCCGGCCGCGCGGGCCAACACGCACCTTCTGGCCGCCATGCCCCAGGGAGCATTCCCCGGTGTGGACACCCGCGAGGTCTACGAGTTCCTCCAACGCCACTCCGGCTGA
- a CDS encoding thermonuclease family protein — MSSRYFDRNLQRHVRRAARRGIRRNQRAVGGRGRRRQSSQGIFGWLGIVLLVVLAGAVVSWFQQGGAAPDGDGEAATLVRVIDGDTLLVDLDGEEERVRLLNIDTPETVHPQEPVQCMGPESTERMEELVSPGDQLVLEFDEERTDHYDRLLAGVFLDEVFINEQMARDGFGAPVYYAPNDRFLDQIEEAWNQAEAEGVGVFADDLDCEPELP; from the coding sequence GTGAGCAGCAGATACTTCGATCGGAACCTCCAGCGGCATGTCCGGCGGGCGGCTCGTCGCGGCATCCGGCGCAATCAGCGCGCAGTCGGAGGGCGAGGCCGTCGTCGGCAGTCCAGCCAGGGAATATTCGGCTGGCTGGGCATCGTGCTCCTCGTGGTGCTGGCAGGTGCGGTGGTCAGCTGGTTCCAACAGGGCGGCGCAGCCCCCGACGGCGACGGGGAAGCCGCCACGCTGGTCCGAGTGATCGACGGCGACACCCTGCTGGTGGACCTGGACGGCGAGGAGGAGCGGGTCCGGCTGCTCAACATCGACACTCCGGAGACGGTGCATCCGCAGGAGCCGGTTCAGTGTATGGGGCCCGAGTCCACGGAGCGGATGGAGGAGCTGGTCAGTCCGGGCGATCAGCTGGTCTTGGAGTTCGATGAAGAACGCACCGACCATTACGACCGGCTGCTGGCCGGGGTCTTCCTCGACGAGGTCTTCATCAACGAACAGATGGCCCGCGATGGTTTCGGGGCGCCGGTCTACTACGCGCCGAATGACCGCTTCCTCGACCAGATCGAGGAGGCCTGGAACCAGGCAGAGGCCGAGGGCGTGGGTGTCTTCGCCGATGACCTGGACTGCGAGCCGGAGCTGCCGTAG
- a CDS encoding glycine betaine ABC transporter substrate-binding protein, translated as MAVRNGRLTTLTGLSAAAILALSACGDGGDDGNGDDNGGNGDGGTITLGYIDGWTDGSSTTFLWQHILEEQGYDVEIEALGDAAPVYQGLADGDIDVYPSAWLPGTHAEYMDSHGDDLEDLGAYYEGAVLTLAVPEYTEIDSIEELSENAADFDSQIVGIEAGAGHMATTENDVMPGYGLDDFDLVESSTAAMLSELDNAIEAEEDIVVTLWRPFWAYGSWDLKDLEDPEGLYGEEETLNLVASADFSEEFPDVAEWMSALELSDDEYAELERLVVEEHDGDAEGAVEWAEAHPEIIEELTGE; from the coding sequence ATGGCAGTACGCAACGGAAGGCTCACCACCCTCACCGGACTCTCGGCCGCCGCCATCTTGGCGCTGAGCGCCTGCGGCGACGGCGGGGACGACGGCAACGGTGACGACAACGGCGGAAACGGTGACGGCGGCACCATCACCCTCGGCTACATCGACGGATGGACCGACGGTTCCTCGACCACGTTCCTGTGGCAGCACATCCTGGAGGAGCAGGGCTACGACGTCGAGATCGAGGCGCTCGGCGACGCCGCCCCGGTCTACCAGGGTCTGGCCGACGGAGATATCGACGTCTACCCCTCGGCGTGGCTGCCCGGAACCCACGCCGAGTACATGGACTCCCACGGAGACGACCTCGAGGACCTCGGCGCCTACTACGAGGGTGCTGTGCTGACGCTGGCGGTGCCGGAGTACACCGAGATCGACTCCATCGAGGAGCTCAGCGAGAACGCCGCCGACTTCGACAGCCAGATCGTGGGTATCGAGGCCGGCGCCGGTCACATGGCCACTACGGAGAATGACGTCATGCCGGGCTATGGTCTGGACGACTTCGATCTGGTGGAGTCCTCCACCGCGGCCATGCTCTCTGAGCTGGACAACGCGATCGAGGCCGAAGAGGACATCGTGGTCACCCTGTGGCGTCCTTTCTGGGCCTACGGTTCCTGGGACCTGAAGGATCTCGAGGATCCGGAGGGCCTCTACGGCGAGGAGGAGACGCTGAACCTCGTGGCCAGCGCGGACTTCTCGGAGGAGTTCCCGGATGTCGCCGAGTGGATGAGTGCTCTCGAGCTCAGCGATGATGAGTACGCTGAGCTGGAGCGTCTGGTCGTGGAGGAGCACGACGGTGACGCCGAGGGTGCCGTGGAGTGGGCCGAGGCTCACCCTGAGATCATCGAGGAGCTGACCGGCGAGTGA
- a CDS encoding ABC transporter permease produces the protein MNEGVILAEETEGTGVPRIPYDTWLEDGFNWLTGTFSAVVDGADAALSTVSGSLADLLAGPDALVLALIFVLVGWLLRDWKMALLTAPLMFFIISADQWENTMETLALVAVAAVVALIIGIPLGVLAAKNSVVSNAVRPVMDLMQTMPALVWLIPAMAMFGLGMAAGIFATVIFALPPGVRLTELAIRQVDQEVVEAGHAFGSTPWQILMRIQLPLATKTIMAGVNQVIMLALSMAVFGGFVGAGGLGNEVSRAINTLDLGLGLEAGLCVVMLAIYLDRVTASIGSGGSLAGRLLRTKGMGFRKAAGPASV, from the coding sequence ATGAATGAGGGCGTGATCCTGGCCGAGGAGACCGAGGGCACCGGAGTCCCGCGGATCCCATACGACACCTGGTTGGAGGACGGCTTCAACTGGCTCACCGGCACGTTCAGTGCAGTGGTCGATGGTGCCGACGCCGCCCTCAGCACGGTCTCCGGCAGCCTGGCCGACCTGTTGGCCGGACCTGATGCGCTGGTGCTGGCACTGATCTTCGTACTGGTCGGCTGGCTCCTGCGCGACTGGAAGATGGCCCTGCTGACCGCCCCGCTGATGTTCTTCATCATCAGTGCGGACCAGTGGGAGAACACCATGGAGACCCTGGCGCTGGTGGCGGTGGCCGCCGTCGTCGCGCTGATCATAGGCATCCCTCTGGGCGTGCTCGCGGCGAAGAACAGCGTGGTCTCCAACGCCGTCAGACCGGTGATGGACCTGATGCAGACTATGCCCGCTCTGGTCTGGCTGATCCCGGCCATGGCCATGTTCGGCCTCGGCATGGCAGCCGGCATCTTCGCCACGGTCATCTTCGCGCTGCCTCCGGGGGTGCGCCTCACCGAATTGGCGATCCGCCAAGTGGACCAGGAAGTCGTGGAGGCCGGCCATGCCTTCGGCTCCACACCCTGGCAGATCCTGATGCGCATCCAGCTTCCCCTGGCCACCAAGACCATCATGGCTGGAGTCAACCAGGTGATCATGCTCGCCCTGTCCATGGCGGTCTTCGGCGGGTTCGTCGGCGCCGGCGGGCTGGGCAATGAGGTCAGCCGAGCGATCAACACCCTGGACCTCGGCCTCGGGCTGGAAGCCGGCCTCTGCGTGGTCATGCTGGCCATCTATCTCGACCGCGTCACCGCCTCCATCGGCTCCGGGGGAAGCCTGGCGGGACGCCTTCTCCGCACCAAGGGCATGGGCTTCCGCAAGGCCGCCGGGCCGGCCTCCGTCTAG
- a CDS encoding CitMHS family transporter, with protein MDEPSTLLTLGGLGIIAVTVGLLMWNKVSPVVAMVVTPIVGALLVGFGLSEITEFFDAGVSQVMNVVVMFIFAILFFGILTDAGLFDPVVRALILATRGKVVLVTVGTALIGVVAHVDGAGATTFLLTVPALLPLYQALHMSRYLLLLLLAISAGIVNMIPWGGPLGRAASVQGIDPVELYRPLIPLQIVGIVLILIFAVLLGLRETRRINRRVAAGEIEVPEDVDVRGIADDFSRRQREERADIVEKMNSARWVYWANVVLALGVIALMLADILPPQFAFMLGVAIALPLNFKGSNLQMERIRAHAPNALMMGAVILAAAVFLGVLNESEMLESVALSTLAVLPEGLGPNLHLAMGVLGVPMDLLTSTDAYYFSVLPLVDATAGQFGTGPMEIAHGMLVGNIIGTFVSPFSPALWLALGLSGANLGSHLRYSFFIIWGFSILMMLAALALGIFSIH; from the coding sequence ATGGACGAGCCGTCAACACTGCTGACCCTCGGTGGTCTGGGAATCATCGCCGTCACCGTCGGCCTGCTGATGTGGAACAAAGTCTCCCCGGTGGTGGCCATGGTGGTCACCCCCATCGTGGGAGCGCTGCTGGTCGGCTTCGGCCTGAGCGAGATCACGGAGTTCTTCGACGCCGGCGTCTCCCAGGTGATGAACGTCGTCGTGATGTTCATCTTTGCGATCCTCTTCTTCGGGATCCTCACCGACGCCGGGCTCTTCGACCCTGTGGTCCGGGCGCTGATCCTGGCCACACGCGGAAAAGTCGTGCTGGTGACCGTGGGCACTGCGCTGATCGGCGTGGTGGCGCATGTCGACGGTGCCGGAGCGACCACCTTCCTGCTCACCGTGCCGGCTCTGCTGCCGCTGTATCAGGCGCTGCACATGAGCCGGTACCTGCTGCTCCTGCTGTTGGCCATCTCTGCCGGCATCGTGAACATGATCCCCTGGGGCGGGCCGCTGGGCCGCGCCGCCTCCGTGCAGGGCATCGATCCGGTGGAGCTGTACCGTCCGCTGATCCCGCTGCAGATCGTGGGCATCGTGCTGATCCTGATATTCGCGGTGCTGCTGGGTCTGCGTGAGACCCGGCGCATCAACCGGCGGGTCGCCGCCGGCGAGATCGAGGTTCCCGAGGACGTGGACGTCCGCGGCATCGCCGATGACTTCAGCCGCCGTCAGCGCGAGGAGCGGGCCGACATCGTCGAGAAGATGAACTCGGCGCGGTGGGTCTACTGGGCCAACGTGGTGCTGGCACTGGGTGTCATCGCGCTCATGCTTGCTGACATCCTGCCGCCGCAGTTCGCCTTCATGCTCGGTGTGGCCATCGCCCTTCCGCTGAACTTCAAGGGATCGAACCTGCAGATGGAGCGCATCCGCGCCCATGCTCCCAATGCTCTGATGATGGGCGCCGTCATCCTGGCCGCCGCGGTCTTCCTGGGCGTGCTCAATGAGTCCGAGATGCTCGAATCGGTCGCTCTGTCCACCCTGGCCGTGCTGCCCGAGGGGCTGGGCCCCAACCTGCATCTGGCCATGGGAGTCCTGGGTGTTCCGATGGACCTGCTCACCTCCACCGATGCGTACTACTTCTCCGTGCTGCCCCTGGTGGACGCCACGGCCGGTCAGTTCGGCACCGGCCCCATGGAGATCGCCCACGGCATGCTGGTCGGCAACATCATCGGCACCTTCGTCAGCCCGTTCTCGCCGGCGCTGTGGCTGGCTCTGGGGCTCTCCGGAGCAAACCTGGGCTCTCATCTGCGCTACTCGTTCTTCATCATCTGGGGCTTCTCGATCCTGATGATGCTCGCCGCTCTGGCTCTGGGGATCTTCTCCATCCATTAG
- a CDS encoding IS3 family transposase, giving the protein MSTARFCQLFDMPERTWRRWQAKARTGTAVKGPWPQPGRQAARELVVKHALAHPAWGHRKIWAMVRHDGHVVSEATVLRILRDEGLILPAQYQRERRKLAERRKAAFATEPSGPNQVWQLDFSEFETTTGGTWRLAGCRDYWSKYEHPFHVSPTGNQHDAIDAIELALADYEAMFGHPLVEACPVDPETGELLPVVTIVTDNGGPFRSFRFESFIAAHPELHHVRTRVKTPGQNGSRERGFGTLKYERLYLDEIDDAIVLAERAEDYRIEYNELRPHEAISWNRPKEVHLGLADPTTPTFKTKEILPTT; this is encoded by the coding sequence ATGTCGACCGCGAGGTTCTGCCAGCTCTTCGACATGCCCGAGCGGACCTGGCGCCGCTGGCAGGCCAAGGCCCGCACCGGGACGGCGGTGAAGGGACCGTGGCCGCAACCGGGACGGCAGGCCGCCAGGGAACTGGTGGTCAAGCACGCGCTGGCCCATCCGGCGTGGGGGCATCGGAAGATCTGGGCAATGGTCCGCCACGACGGGCATGTGGTTTCCGAGGCGACCGTGCTGCGAATCCTGCGCGACGAGGGGCTGATTCTGCCCGCGCAGTACCAACGGGAGCGACGGAAGCTGGCCGAGCGGCGCAAGGCCGCGTTCGCCACCGAGCCCTCAGGCCCGAACCAAGTCTGGCAGCTGGACTTCAGCGAGTTCGAGACCACCACCGGAGGGACCTGGCGGCTGGCCGGGTGCCGGGACTACTGGTCCAAGTACGAGCACCCCTTCCACGTTTCGCCCACCGGGAACCAGCACGACGCGATCGACGCGATCGAGTTGGCCCTGGCCGACTACGAGGCCATGTTCGGTCACCCGCTGGTCGAGGCCTGCCCGGTCGATCCCGAGACCGGTGAGCTGTTGCCCGTGGTGACCATCGTGACGGACAACGGCGGGCCGTTCCGGTCCTTCCGCTTCGAGTCCTTCATCGCCGCCCACCCCGAGCTACACCACGTGCGCACCCGAGTGAAGACCCCGGGGCAGAACGGGTCCCGTGAACGCGGCTTCGGCACGCTGAAGTACGAACGGCTCTACCTGGACGAGATCGACGACGCGATCGTGCTCGCCGAGCGGGCCGAGGACTACCGGATCGAGTACAACGAGCTCCGGCCCCACGAGGCCATCTCATGGAACCGGCCCAAGGAGGTGCACCTGGGCCTGGCCGACCCCACCACCCCGACATTCAAAACCAAGGAAATCCTGCCAACTACTTGA
- a CDS encoding quaternary amine ABC transporter ATP-binding protein, whose product MTSSTAEPAVSVRNVYKAFGKRPQEIVRQVKEGAERSDLTHLGTAAVIDASFDIPPGQIYVVMGLSGSGKSTLIRTLNGLQPPTDGVVEIMGQDITAASPAELRAIRREHLAMVFQHFALLPHRTVAQNAAYALEVRGESKEAQRQRAEEALAMVGLDGWGDHRPDELSGGMRQRVGLARALAADTDIMLMDEAFSALDPLIRRDMQTQLLELQKDLGKTIVFITHDLNEAIRLGDRIAMMKDGRIVQQGTAYELVTQPADDYVARFVEEIDPASIPAPGGAA is encoded by the coding sequence GTGACCTCCAGCACCGCCGAACCGGCAGTGAGTGTTCGGAATGTGTATAAGGCCTTCGGAAAGCGGCCTCAGGAGATCGTGCGCCAGGTGAAGGAGGGTGCTGAGCGCTCTGACCTCACCCACCTCGGCACGGCAGCGGTGATCGACGCCAGCTTCGACATTCCACCCGGACAGATCTACGTGGTGATGGGCCTCTCCGGCTCCGGCAAGTCCACGCTCATCCGTACGCTCAACGGGCTCCAGCCGCCCACCGACGGCGTCGTGGAGATCATGGGCCAGGACATCACCGCGGCCTCCCCGGCTGAGCTGCGCGCCATCCGACGCGAACACCTTGCGATGGTCTTCCAGCACTTCGCACTGCTTCCGCACCGCACAGTCGCCCAGAACGCCGCCTACGCCCTGGAGGTCCGGGGCGAGTCCAAAGAGGCGCAGCGGCAGCGAGCCGAGGAGGCTCTGGCCATGGTCGGCCTGGACGGGTGGGGCGACCACCGTCCCGATGAGCTCTCCGGCGGCATGCGCCAGCGCGTGGGACTCGCCCGTGCCTTGGCCGCCGACACCGACATCATGCTCATGGATGAGGCCTTCTCCGCCTTGGATCCGCTGATCCGTCGCGATATGCAGACCCAGCTGTTGGAGCTGCAGAAGGACTTGGGAAAGACCATCGTCTTCATCACCCACGACCTCAATGAGGCCATCCGTCTGGGGGACAGGATCGCGATGATGAAGGACGGGCGGATCGTTCAGCAGGGCACCGCCTACGAGCTGGTGACCCAGCCGGCCGATGACTACGTGGCACGGTTCGTCGAGGAGATCGATCCGGCGAGCATTCCGGCTCCGGGAGGTGCGGCATGA
- the aceA gene encoding isocitrate lyase, whose translation MTETIARPAAEQNGTAPQPEPQSEFRRKVDALQKDWETSPRWKNITRDYSAAEVIKLRGTVQEEKTLAKRGAQKLWKQLTEEHAAGRYTNSLGALSGNQAVNYVKGGLRAIYLSGWQVAGDANNSGHTYPDQSLYPANSVPTVVRRINNALMRADQIEYLEGIRSVDDYVVPIVADAEAGFGGPLNAYELMKAMIDAGAAGVHWEDQLASEKKCGHLGGKVLIPTSQHIRTLQAARLAADVHDVESLIIARTDAEAATLITSDVDERDRPFITGERTAEGFYKVTNGIEPCIERAKAYAPYSDLIWMETGTPDLEAARQFAEAVKAEYPDQMLAYNCSPSFNWKKHLDDETIAKFQNELGKMGFTFQFITLAGFHSLNYSAFNLAKGYKEEQMKAYVELQEAEFAAESDGYTSTKHQREVGTGYFDAISTTLNPESSTTALKGSTEEGQFH comes from the coding sequence ATGACCGAGACGATCGCCCGCCCCGCCGCTGAACAGAACGGCACCGCTCCCCAGCCGGAGCCTCAGTCGGAGTTCCGCAGGAAGGTGGATGCTCTCCAGAAGGACTGGGAGACCAGCCCCCGCTGGAAGAACATCACCCGCGACTACTCCGCTGCCGAGGTCATCAAGCTGCGCGGCACGGTGCAGGAGGAGAAGACCCTGGCCAAGCGCGGTGCGCAGAAGCTGTGGAAGCAGCTGACCGAGGAGCACGCCGCAGGGCGCTACACCAACTCGCTGGGCGCACTCTCCGGCAACCAGGCCGTGAACTACGTCAAAGGTGGCCTGCGTGCCATCTACCTCTCGGGCTGGCAGGTCGCCGGCGACGCGAACAACTCCGGCCACACCTACCCGGATCAGTCGCTGTATCCGGCCAACTCGGTGCCCACCGTGGTCCGGCGCATCAACAACGCCCTGATGCGTGCTGATCAGATCGAATACCTCGAAGGCATCCGCTCCGTGGATGACTATGTGGTCCCGATCGTCGCCGACGCCGAGGCCGGCTTCGGCGGTCCTCTCAACGCCTACGAGCTCATGAAGGCCATGATCGACGCCGGCGCCGCCGGGGTGCACTGGGAGGACCAGCTGGCCTCAGAGAAGAAGTGCGGGCATCTGGGCGGCAAGGTGCTCATCCCCACCAGTCAGCACATCCGCACGCTGCAGGCAGCACGTCTGGCCGCCGACGTCCACGACGTCGAGAGCCTGATCATCGCCCGCACCGATGCCGAGGCCGCCACGCTGATCACCTCAGACGTGGATGAGCGCGATCGGCCCTTCATCACCGGTGAGCGCACCGCTGAGGGCTTCTACAAGGTCACCAACGGCATCGAGCCCTGCATCGAGCGCGCCAAGGCCTACGCTCCGTACTCGGATCTGATCTGGATGGAGACCGGCACCCCGGACCTGGAGGCGGCACGTCAGTTCGCCGAGGCGGTGAAGGCCGAGTACCCGGACCAGATGTTGGCCTACAACTGCTCGCCCTCCTTCAACTGGAAGAAGCACCTCGACGACGAGACCATCGCCAAGTTCCAGAACGAGCTGGGCAAGATGGGCTTCACCTTCCAGTTCATCACCTTGGCAGGCTTCCACAGCCTCAACTACTCCGCCTTCAACCTGGCCAAGGGTTACAAGGAGGAGCAGATGAAGGCCTATGTGGAGCTGCAGGAGGCCGAGTTCGCCGCCGAGTCCGACGGCTACACCTCCACCAAGCACCAGCGTGAGGTCGGCACCGGCTACTTCGACGCCATCTCCACCACGCTGAACCCCGAGTCCTCCACCACTGCGCTGAAGGGCTCCACCGAAGAAGGACAGTTCCACTGA
- a CDS encoding TetR/AcrR family transcriptional regulator: protein MAIETAPIENLTPGAHRILDVASRLFYEQGIHSVGVDTIAAEAEVTKPILYKNFGNKDGLVQAYLTQRHHSWWPTLEAAVEAAEAPRALSFFDVYTEDAKTITRGCAYLNAAAELSEDHPAYPIIHEHKHAICQRLRELIEEDCPQISDPQRTADHLFLLLEGAFTHHRIYGGQLLTEAREIAEGILRA, encoded by the coding sequence GTGGCCATCGAGACCGCCCCGATCGAGAACCTGACCCCAGGAGCCCACCGCATCCTGGACGTGGCCTCGCGGCTGTTCTACGAACAGGGAATCCACTCGGTGGGCGTCGACACCATCGCCGCCGAGGCGGAGGTGACCAAGCCGATCCTGTACAAGAACTTCGGCAATAAGGACGGCCTGGTCCAGGCCTATCTGACCCAGCGGCACCACAGCTGGTGGCCCACGCTGGAGGCCGCCGTCGAGGCAGCGGAGGCGCCGCGGGCGCTCTCGTTCTTCGACGTCTATACGGAGGACGCGAAGACGATCACGCGTGGCTGCGCCTATCTGAATGCGGCCGCAGAGCTGAGCGAGGACCACCCCGCCTACCCGATCATCCACGAGCATAAGCACGCGATCTGCCAGCGGCTGCGCGAGCTGATCGAGGAGGACTGCCCGCAGATCTCCGATCCCCAGCGCACCGCCGACCACCTCTTTCTCCTATTGGAAGGCGCCTTCACCCACCACCGCATCTACGGCGGACAGCTTCTGACCGAGGCCCGCGAGATCGCAGAGGGCATCCTGCGCGCCTGA